One part of the bacterium genome encodes these proteins:
- a CDS encoding response regulator, translating to MKKTAEEKSRALVIDDDPVARLLAGKSLSAIGFECEEVEDGESGLSAVDRELPDLIVLDVEMPGIDGFETCSVLRERYPGEALPILMATGHTDNETIDMAFKAGATDFVKKPIDWQLLQHRVRFLMRGSDAIVNLQAATHEARSANRAKLDFLANMSHEIRTPMTAIVGFVDQLHGDSAGECSEDESRLFVESIHRNSAHLMRLIDDLLEACRDDSSKVALRVYETDLSNMLVEIVDNLRPAAEARNLFLRLHDDAKSGVTLSTDSTRLRQILTHLLANSIKFTDRGGAEIRMRAGKTRDGKAATEIAITDTGIGMTKEEIDRVFRPFTQADESSVRKRGGIGLGLVIVRRLVAALGGSLGVTSEPGKGTSVRLRLPELAPAPAPQVSEPPKASAPQEIPPGKRVLLVEDGEDNQRLISFLIRKLGAKVEVASNGREGVDAALAAEEREPFDLIVMDMQMPVLDGYAASTELRNAGYTRPIVALTAHAMQGDRERCLNAGCDDYATKPITAPSVRRILAQWLDAKPEG from the coding sequence ATGAAGAAGACAGCTGAAGAAAAGTCTCGCGCCCTGGTGATCGACGACGACCCGGTCGCCAGGCTGCTCGCCGGGAAGTCGCTGAGCGCGATCGGATTCGAATGCGAGGAAGTCGAAGACGGTGAAAGCGGCCTGTCGGCGGTAGACAGAGAGTTACCCGACCTGATCGTGCTTGACGTAGAGATGCCCGGGATCGACGGCTTCGAGACCTGTAGCGTGTTGCGCGAGCGGTATCCGGGCGAGGCGCTCCCCATTCTCATGGCGACCGGACACACTGACAATGAAACCATCGATATGGCGTTCAAGGCCGGTGCCACGGACTTCGTCAAGAAACCGATCGACTGGCAGTTGCTGCAGCACCGCGTTCGCTTCTTGATGCGCGGATCCGACGCGATCGTGAACCTGCAGGCTGCGACGCATGAGGCGCGCTCTGCCAATCGAGCGAAGCTCGACTTCCTGGCGAACATGAGCCACGAGATCCGAACGCCGATGACTGCGATCGTGGGCTTCGTGGATCAGTTGCATGGCGACTCTGCTGGCGAGTGTTCCGAAGATGAGAGTCGATTGTTCGTGGAGTCCATTCACCGCAACTCCGCGCATCTGATGCGACTGATCGATGACTTGCTCGAGGCCTGCCGCGACGATTCTTCGAAGGTCGCGCTTCGGGTCTACGAGACCGACCTGAGCAACATGCTGGTGGAGATTGTGGACAACCTGAGACCGGCCGCGGAAGCTCGCAATCTCTTCCTGCGCCTGCACGACGATGCGAAATCGGGCGTGACGCTGAGCACGGATTCGACCCGGCTCCGCCAGATCCTTACGCACCTGCTGGCCAACTCGATCAAGTTCACCGACCGGGGTGGCGCCGAGATTCGAATGCGCGCGGGAAAGACCCGCGATGGCAAGGCCGCGACCGAAATCGCGATCACGGATACGGGCATCGGCATGACCAAAGAAGAGATCGATCGCGTTTTTCGGCCGTTCACGCAGGCGGACGAATCATCGGTTCGAAAACGGGGGGGGATCGGTCTCGGTCTGGTGATCGTCCGACGACTGGTCGCCGCACTCGGCGGCTCGCTCGGTGTAACGAGCGAGCCTGGGAAGGGAACCTCCGTTCGACTTCGCCTTCCTGAACTCGCGCCTGCGCCGGCTCCTCAGGTCTCTGAGCCCCCGAAGGCGAGCGCGCCGCAGGAGATTCCGCCCGGCAAGCGTGTGCTCCTGGTCGAAGACGGCGAAGACAACCAGCGCCTGATCAGCTTCTTGATCCGCAAGCTCGGCGCCAAAGTCGAGGTTGCATCCAACGGACGTGAAGGCGTGGACGCAGCATTGGCGGCGGAAGAGCGCGAGCCATTCGACTTGATCGTGATGGACATGCAGATGCCCGTGCTCGATGGCTACGCGGCATCGACCGAGTTGCGGAACGCGGGCTACACTCGCCCGATCGTTGCGCTCACCGCGCACGCGATGCAGGGCGATCGCGAACGCTGCCTGAACGCGGGCTGCGATGACTACGCGACCAAGCCGATTACCGCCCCTTCGGTCCGGCGAATTCTGGCGCAGTGGCTCGACGCGAAGCCAGAGGGCTAG